The sequence below is a genomic window from Nostoc flagelliforme CCNUN1.
ATTGTTCGCTTGCAACACCACATGTGCACAGGTCAAAACGTAACCGGGCGCAATCAAAAATCCCGTCCCTATCACATGCTCTTCTTTATCTTGTTTAAGAAGAAATATTCGGGCAATCGCCTTTTCGTAATCTTCAACGGTGAAGGTCATTTATTTTTCCATTTCAACGTAATTTCGTAGGTTGCTTCACTCCCTAGTTTTGTTACAACAGCATCAATTTCAGCACTCAGCTTAACACCGAATTTCACCTCGACTTCATCCTCCGGATCGGTTAGGGCATTGAGCCGCTGCTTCAAGGTTCGCACCATTGGTTCAATACCATCCAGTGCTTCACTCAAGGTTTTGCGTGCCTTGGCTGCCAGTTCTCCCGGCGATTTTGAAACAGGCTTTAATCTCTTCAGATTTAACTTCCTCAACTTCAATCAAAACTGTCTGACCATCACCAACGTCGAATTTAACTAGTTTTGTCATAACAAATGTACTCTCAATGATAATTAAAAGGTTGTTTGAAAAGTCGGTTAGGCAGTAAAAAAGCTCTCAGGGCGTAAGCTGTAAATACTTAGATACAGCACCATTGAGAGCGATGAGTAAAGTTTACCCTAGTAACTTGACCCCAGAACAATTGGGATACTAATGTGCATAACAGCTAGTTTGATAGGTAGTATTTATACAAAGCTACAAATGTACAAAACAGGATTCTAGATGGATATTAGCAATATCAGTAGATTTACGATAGTAGCCAAAATTAAGAAATGTGTACCGTTTGCGATCGCCCCCTATTGCATCTCGTAGAGAAGCGCTGCCGCCTACAGTAGATCGCAGGTGCAATCTCGTTAGACAAGAGAACTGACAGATGCGATGCCGTACCACTTCGTGGAAGCAAGCTACGCGCAGCGTCTCCAAGAGTTGTGCGGTAAACTACGCCCACTTAACCATTACCTTCATAAAATCCCTCAGTGGCTAACCGAGTTCAAGCAACAAATTTATCACTGTACTGGCAGAATCTAGAGTCAAAGCGCTGCGGTCAAAGTGAACCTACTCAGGTTTTAGCCTTTTAAAGTAAGGCATCGCTTTGACTCGCCAAACACAAAGGCGATCGCACCCTGGATCGCTCTTTTCCTCTAAGAAAATTGTTAGTTGAGAGCAGCCGCGATCGCATCCGTGATTTTTTGATGTTCCAGGTTTCTAACATACAGCGCCGCCGTTGTCCCAGCCTCTGCGATGATGGTGAACAGTGCGGGGGAGTCTGGTTTTGCCTTGGTTAGATACAACAAAACCTTGATTAAATTATCCTCTGGATTTTCCTTCTCAAGTTCTTTTAGAGCATCGTAATTAGTTCTGGAAGCTAGCGCGAGTTGGTGATATTCAGTTTGGGGTGTGAGGAATTTTAGAATATTTTGGGTTGCATTGCCTACTAGGTCGTCGGACTCAAAAGCTCGCGCATTTCCATCACTGATTTTATCTAAGGTTTTTAGCTGCGCGTGGTCAGCAGCAGCGTTGGTCGCAGCTGATAAAAGCTTGCGTAGAGCCGGGTTAGTGCTTGTTGCATTGACCAGAAAACCCAGGCATTTACAGTAAAAATCCCTGAGATGACTGGCGTTAATTTTTTTAACTGCGATCGCATCACCCTTTTTGTATTGCTCTAATGCCTGACGTTGCCATTCATCAGTTGGTTCGCCCAATACCTCAAAAATTGTGTTGATTGCTAGTTCAACGTTGGGGGTAGTAGCCGTTGTAGCCATTTCTAACTCCTTATTTTTAACCAATCGTTAGATTTTTCTGCTTGCATTTGACGAGCATAGTTTTTCTCCCATCTAGAGTTGAGATGGTCAAAGATGATTCGAGAAATGAACTTAGCTATGCTTGAACCATCAAAATAATTTGCTGTTTTCACCAAAATTAGATTTTGTTTGGTGAGGTACATATAATTACCATCCTGGGTAATTACATCACTTGGCAAAATAATATGTCCTAATGGATTTTGGCCAATTTCATCAGATGTCGGTTGTTCCTTATATGCAGGTAACGCCTTGAAACCTTCATTAATAACGATGTCTACCCACTCATCTACATCCATCCCACGTTTAGTAACATCTAACCGAGCCAAATGCTCATAGTATGGACGGTGATTAGTGGTATGCCCCCTAGTGAATTGGTTTACTAAATCCTGGAGTGAGTGTCCTGAAGATCCAGAAAACTCCCTCATTTTTTCTAGATGTTCTGGTGTCACATAGTACGTGGAAACGTTGAATCTATGAGCCATCTGGCCTATTTGTCCTTGGAATTACCTCTAAATTTATCCCGTATTGCTCTAAGTTTACCCCAAAGCTTTATAGTTGTGATATAAAAAGTTAAAGCGATCGCCCCGGCAAAGACGCGATCGCTCCCACCCATAGGCAGTTCCGCCAAATAGTCTTGGAGGCACATTAATGATTGCACAGATTGAAGATGTTGAAACGCTGCCGCGTCACGGTATCGGCAGCTGTCATAGTAAACCTAGAAACAATGAGATACTTCCTTTGATGCATCCAAGGGAGTTTCTTAGCCAATTCCCCCTGACTTACAAAGAACTAGCAGACCGATTAGGTGTAACGGTGTATGCGATCGACAATTGGATGGGGAAGAGAGCTAATCCATCCAGGCAAACACAAAGGCAGCTTGCTGATTTTGCAGAAAGACTTAAAGAAAATGCTCAGTTAAGAAAATCTGTATTGTCTACAGAAACTGAAGAGTAAATCAAAAGTATCTGTAACTACTACAGAGACAGCTATTGCCCGCCAAACGCGGGTTTTTTAGTATTAAAAGCGTGAGCAGATTGTGAGCGATTCATGAACACAACCATGAGCAGATCATGGTCTGACATTTACAAAACAGAATGGGCTTTAAAAAGGCTTGATGACGTACTTCCCAAGGCGATCGTTGAACTTCCAAGAAAAGCCGTAGTTCGAGAGTTCTACGGAGGAGCGGACAGCACGCTGAGGAGAGACTTGTTATGTCTTGTGCCAATGAAAGTTAGACCACTTGGATTTGATTTCATTCCTCAAGATGAAAGCTTTAGCAGAAGCTCTATCGAGGTGCTTTTTGAATTTAGAAAACTGGTCAAAAAATATCAGTACGACACAGCCGTTCGATTAATTCACCAAACAATGGAGGAGATTTATGGGATACAAGAATGCACAACAAGCCGCTAGAGGCGCTGCCAAGGCTCCTGAAACTCGCTCTGAAGAGACAGGACAAGAAGCCGGGTTTCAGATGGATGACCAGTTTGAAGCCTTCGACACAGCCGTTGCAGACAGCATTGTTGATTTGCGTGGCGCTCGGATTATGCAGCGAGTGCTGATCCGTATCGCTGGTGGAGACATGGGACGAATCGCTCCACAGATGTTCAAATCCTTTGAGCAAGGGACTTTGGCATCTTTGGGGGAGCAAGTAAAGCAGCTGACAGAGTGGCACGAGAAACCTCAGAAAGCCCTAGCGCCCACCGACAAGCCCAAAGCATCGTGATGTTGTTTTATATGCGAAAAATTAACAGGATTGCTGACGTTGTACTTTGGATTTTGGTTGTTTTGGGGATTGTTGGGGGGGACTTTCTGCCTATGTAATTAGTAATTTTTGGTTTGGGGGCAATGGATCAGAAGCAGCAGTTCAGCCTGTTCGACCTGTTGGGGATGGTTGCGATCGCAGTAATGATCGTCTTTCTCTGGACAGACAACGCCCGACTAAAACAGGTAATTCAAGAGAAAGAGTCAGATAATGCTGCCTGTAGCGCTCAACTAGAGCGCCAGAAAGCAGAATCTGAAGGGTTAATCAAAGGCGTTTTACTCAGGAGGTGAAAGTGACAGATAAAAAAACATTCGCTTCAGCCTTTGCTAGTGCTTTGGCCAAGTACAGGGGAAACAGCCAAAATTCGTCAGTGGCTGACAGCACTAGCAGCTCCCAAACCCCTACTGACAGGGCTAATACTCCCATTGCGCCGTCAGTCTCTGGATTAATTAAATCCTTTGATTCAGCGCCCGAAATGAAGGGATTGCTCAACAGCTACTTCGGTATTGGAGATTTCGTGGCTGGCTTGCCAGGAATGACACCAGGAGAAATTGGGCAGATGGCTGACCAATTGGATCAGTTAAATTTCCTGCTCGACAATTTACCTGCAATTGAGCAGAACCTTCGCAGTTACATTGAT
It includes:
- a CDS encoding CU044_2847 family protein; this translates as MSEALDGIEPMVRTLKQRLNALTDPEDEVEVKFGVKLSAEIDAVVTKLGSEATYEITLKWKNK
- a CDS encoding helix-turn-helix domain-containing protein, with amino-acid sequence MIAQIEDVETLPRHGIGSCHSKPRNNEILPLMHPREFLSQFPLTYKELADRLGVTVYAIDNWMGKRANPSRQTQRQLADFAERLKENAQLRKSVLSTETEE